The following is a genomic window from Crossiella equi.
TGGCCACGGCGTTGTTGCCGGGCACGTCCTTGCCGTCGGTGTAACCGTTCGGCTGGCTCTCGGTCACCGTGTACGTACCGGCGGGCACGTTCGGGAAGCCGTACTTCCCGTCCGCGCCCGTGGTGGTGGTCAGGTTCACCGCGTTGCCCGCGAGGTCGGTGCCGGTGAGCTTCACCGGCACCCCCGCGATACCGGCGTCCGCGGGTGGGTTCAGCACCCCGTTGTCGTTGCGGTCGCTGAACACCGTGCCCGAGACACTGCCCTTGGGCGGCTGGTAGCCGAAGTCCGCGGTCAGCACGTTCTGGCCGGGACTCAGGTTCACCGTGGTGCGGTTGTCCTTGGTCGCGTCCGGGTCGGCGGTCTGGGTGTACCCCGGTGGCAACGTCGTCGGGTCGACCCGCACCGTCCAGTTGAAGGCGGGCAGCTGCTCGAAGAGGTACTTCCCGCTGGCGTCGGTGGTGGCGGTCTGCACGACGTTGCCCTGCGGGTCGAGCAGCTGGACCTTGGCACCGGCGATGCCCGGCTCGCCCGGGTCCTGCACGCCGTCACCGTCCACGTCGGTGTACAGGGTGTCGCCGATGCTGCCGGTGCCGACGCAGGTGGTGAAGAAGTTCAGCCGCACCGCGTGGCTGTCCGACACCGAGTTGGCGGGCGCGCCCAGCGGCGGGATGGGCGGCGGGTAGCTCGGGCCCGCCTCGGCGGCCTCGTCGTCGGGGCCGTTGGAGTAGGCCAGCACGAACTCGGTGACCGGCTCGTTGGTCTTGCCGCTCAACGTGCCCGCCGGGTCGTCCGGCGTGACGTCGCCGACCACGTTCTGCTGGTACGGGCCACCCACGGCGGTGCCACCGGTGATCACCGGGCGGTTGCCGCCGCGCGGGGCCAGCGTCACGCCCACGGGCAGGCCCTGGCGGTTCGCGGTGAACTGCACCTGGTCCTGGAAGGAGTTCCACGGCTCCTCGGCGGGCGAGGCGCCGAGACCGGAGTAGTCGATGTCGCCGACGGAGAAGTCGGGCAGCAGCACCGGGTAGTTGAACTTGAACCGGAACGTCAGGGTGTCGCCCACGTTCAGGCTGTTCATCTCGATGGTGAAGAAGCCGGGACCGTAGGCGCCGTCGGTCTCGGTGTACACCCGCGGGTCCCAGCCGAACAGGCGTTGGCCGGCGCCGGAGTTGGCCTCGCCGATGTCCTGCAACGGGTTGGAGTCGTCACCGTTGCGCTGGGCGGGGTCGGTGAGCGTGATGTCCATGTCCAGGCCGGAACCGGCGATGTTCTCGGCCGAGGTGCTCATCGAGTTGCGAGGCCAGCGCACCGCGCCGTTGGCGCCCCAGGTGATCGGCACCGCGGTGGTGCCAGTCGGACAGACCGGGGGCTGGGCCTGGGCCCGCGGCGGTGCCACGACCCCGCCCGCGGCGGTCAGCCCCAGCACCACCGCCGGGGCCAGACCGGCCGCCACCCTGCTGCGCCAGCGTCTGTGCCTTCTGGACACCGGACCTCCCGCGTGCGTACCGGAAACGAGACGCGCCGATCATCACGCGGTTCAAACCAGGTCGCCCGGCAAGTCCCCGAACGGGGCACACGTTCGCCTTGTCCGGTTACCGCGACCTGAGGACCGTCCACCTCGGACTGATGAACGGTCGCGCTCCGTGCCCGGCCGGGAGGGAGGGGCGGCGGCCGCCTCGGCGTGCGCGCGGCGCGGTACACGCGGATGGCTGAATCCGGCTCGCCGCCCGCCTCGCGCACCCGGCACTCCCCCGGTGGCTGTGCTAACCCTGGCGGCGCACAGTGAACATCCGCTCAGTGAACACCCACAAGCAGTCCAACATCGACGAGCAGTCCGGGAGACCACCGAATGCCGTCTGGCCGAGCCGGGGCGAGTGTCGCCCTCATGACCGTCGGAGTGGCCACGCTGATGTCGGCCCAGCCCGCGCTGGCCGCACCCGCGGACCCCGTCACGCCGCCGCCCCCACCGCCCGTTCCAGCGCCCGCGCCCGCACCGGACGCGGACGCCCTGGCCGCGCAGGCGCTGGACCGGGTCGCGGACGCCCAGCGCCGCCGGGACGCCGTCGCGGCCGGGGTGGCCAAGGTCGAGCACGCGCTGCGCACCGGGGAGGTGCCCGCCGCGCGGGCCCTGCTCACCGCGCTGACCAGGCTGTGCGCGCAGGCGGTACCGGAGCCGCAGGCGGTGGAGGCGCTGCCCGGGTGGGCCGGGGTGGTCACCGAGTCGGCGGACCGGTTGCAGCGGGAGCACCTGCGACAGCGCGCCGAGCTGTGCACGGGCCTGCCGGAGCTGGACAAGCGGCTGGCCGAGGCGGTGCTGCGGCAGCGGGTGGACCGGGTGGCCGCGTCCATGCCCACGTTGCGCGCCGGTACCCGGGACACCGACGCGGTCGCGCAGGTCAAGACCATGCTCAACGGTGCGCTGGGGGCGAAGCTGTCGCCGGTGAACCCCTCCTACGGGCCGTCCACGACCGCGGCGGTGCGGGCGTTCCAGGCGGCCAAGGGGCTGCCGGTGACCGGGCGGGTGGACCGCCTGACCTGGCGTGAGCTGTTCGTCGCGCACGGCGGGGTGCCCGCGACCGGGTTCGCGTTCGGGCCCGCGCGGGCCCCTTCGGAGCGGGCGGCGCTGGCGGTGCGGGCGGCGTTGACGCAGCTCGGGCTGCCGTACGAGTGGGGCGCGGTCAAGCCCGGCGAGAGCTTCGACTGCTCCGGGCTGACCAGCTGGGCCTACCGGCAGGCGGGCGTGACCCTGCCCCGGCACTCCACCCACCAGGCGATCGGCTCGCCCGTGACCAGGGAGAACCTGCGGCCGGGCGATCTGATCGTGTGGGAGGGCCACGTGGCCATGTACGTGGACCGGGGCAGGATGATCGAGGCGGGCGACCCGATCCGGCTCACCGCGGTGCGCACCACGAACGTGGGCATGCCCTTCCTCGGGTTCTTCCGGCCCACCGCTTAGCACGCTTGTCCGGGCAACCGCCCGTGCGGTTAGGTGGGCGTCATGGCCGACTCCTCGTTCCTCCGGCACCTCCGGGCCGAGGCGCCCCACCTGCTGCCCTGGCACAGCCTGCCGACCTCGCCGGTCACGGCCCCGCACGGCACCACCGTGCTGGCCCTGGTCTTCGACGGCGGGGTGGTCATGGCGGGTGACCGCCGGGCCACCGCCGGGCACCTGATCGCGCAGCGTGACCTGGCCAAGGTCCGGCAGGCCGACGAGTACTCGGTCGTGGCGTTCGCGGGCACCGTGGGCATCGCGGTGGAGCTGGTGCGGCTGTTCCAGGTGGAGCTGGAGCACTACGAGAAGATCGAGGGCGTGTCGCTGACGCTGGAGGGCAAGGCCAACCAGCTGAACTCGATGGTGAAGGCCAACTTCGGGCTGGCGCGGGCCGGGCTGGTGGCCATCCCGCTCTACGCCGGGTACGACCTGGACCGCGGGATCGGGCGGATCTTCAGCTACGAGGTGATCGGCGGGCGGACCGAGGAACACCGGTACGCCGCCGAGGGCTCGGGCTCGCTGTTCGCCAAGGGCACGCTGAAGAAGCTCTACCGCGAGGACCTGACCGAGGCCCAGGCCGCGCGGGCGTGCTTCGAGGCGCTGTACGACGCGGCCGACGACGACACCGCGACCGGCGGCCCGGACGTGCAACGGCGGATCTACCCGCAGCTGGCCGTGGTCACCGCGGACGGCTTCCGCTGGTACGGCGAGGACGAGACGGAGTCGTTGGCGCGCACCGTCGTCGACGCCCGGGCGGACAGGCCGGGCGGACCGGGCGCGGTCTGAGCAGCGGCGGGCCGGGTGTGCACCCCCGGCCACGGCCTCACCTCAGCCGAGCAGCGGCAGGAGCTGCGCCTCCTCGTAGTCGAGGTGCCGCTCCAGCTCGCGGGTCAGGCGGTCGACCTCGGCCCGCGCGTCGCCCTGACCTCCGTCCAGCACACCGCGCAGCTCCTCGACCAGTTCGGAGATCCGCCCGTGCTCCCGGCGCAGCCGGTCCACCACGGGCGCGGCCTCCGGGTAGCGCTGTTCGATCATGGGGAACAGCGCGCGGTCCTCACCGGTGTGGTGGTTGCTCAGGCCCTGGCACAGCACGAGGCAGTTGATGCGCAGCTGCACGCCGAGCGTGCGCCCGGACCGGGCGAACTCACTCCGGATGAGTTCGAGCTCGCGCCGGAAGGCGTTGTGCACCAACACCAACGCCTCTCCCGGGCTGGAGGCGTTGGGCGGGCCGCCGGACACCGCCTCCAGCATGACGACGGGGATGACCCGGCTCGTCTTGGCCTGGTACTCCGCCCAGCCCGCGTCGGCCTCGACCGCACGGGCGAAGGCCTCGTCCCGGGCGGCCCCGGTGAGCACGGTGGCCTTGGCGTCGTAGGTGAAGACGCCGTCCTCCACCGTCACCACGGGGTTGGCCACCAGGTTGTGGAACCAGTCGGGGTGCTTCGGTGCTCCCCCGGCGGAGCCGATGACCATGTTCCGGCCGTCCGCGTCGGGGTAGTACCCCACGGGGTTGGTGTGCTTGCGACCGCTGCGCGCGCCGGTGGTGGTGATGAGCAGCAGCCGCGCACCCTCGAAGTAGCCGCCGACGCGGCCGTGGTTGGCGCGGAACTCCTCGATGACCTGCTTGTTGAAATCCATCCTTCTCCATTTCTCTGGGTTTGACGTGCAACCGCGAAGAAATGGAGGGACGGCGGGCCTCTCGCCCGCCTCGGCCTCACTCAGAGACCGGGCAACTCACTCGCTCGTGGCTCAAGGCCGACCCGGTAGTCACGGCGGCGACCATACGGCACGGGTCGACGCTCAGGCAACCGGTTGTGCCTTGTGCCGCAACCACTGCCGCCAC
Proteins encoded in this region:
- the prcB gene encoding proteasome subunit beta, whose product is MADSSFLRHLRAEAPHLLPWHSLPTSPVTAPHGTTVLALVFDGGVVMAGDRRATAGHLIAQRDLAKVRQADEYSVVAFAGTVGIAVELVRLFQVELEHYEKIEGVSLTLEGKANQLNSMVKANFGLARAGLVAIPLYAGYDLDRGIGRIFSYEVIGGRTEEHRYAAEGSGSLFAKGTLKKLYREDLTEAQAARACFEALYDAADDDTATGGPDVQRRIYPQLAVVTADGFRWYGEDETESLARTVVDARADRPGGPGAV
- a CDS encoding nitroreductase/quinone reductase family protein — encoded protein: MDFNKQVIEEFRANHGRVGGYFEGARLLLITTTGARSGRKHTNPVGYYPDADGRNMVIGSAGGAPKHPDWFHNLVANPVVTVEDGVFTYDAKATVLTGAARDEAFARAVEADAGWAEYQAKTSRVIPVVMLEAVSGGPPNASSPGEALVLVHNAFRRELELIRSEFARSGRTLGVQLRINCLVLCQGLSNHHTGEDRALFPMIEQRYPEAAPVVDRLRREHGRISELVEELRGVLDGGQGDARAEVDRLTRELERHLDYEEAQLLPLLG
- a CDS encoding C40 family peptidase; translation: MTVGVATLMSAQPALAAPADPVTPPPPPPVPAPAPAPDADALAAQALDRVADAQRRRDAVAAGVAKVEHALRTGEVPAARALLTALTRLCAQAVPEPQAVEALPGWAGVVTESADRLQREHLRQRAELCTGLPELDKRLAEAVLRQRVDRVAASMPTLRAGTRDTDAVAQVKTMLNGALGAKLSPVNPSYGPSTTAAVRAFQAAKGLPVTGRVDRLTWRELFVAHGGVPATGFAFGPARAPSERAALAVRAALTQLGLPYEWGAVKPGESFDCSGLTSWAYRQAGVTLPRHSTHQAIGSPVTRENLRPGDLIVWEGHVAMYVDRGRMIEAGDPIRLTAVRTTNVGMPFLGFFRPTA